One genomic segment of Trichococcus shcherbakoviae includes these proteins:
- a CDS encoding Gfo/Idh/MocA family protein codes for MVGIVIIGCGDVSKQRHAPLSDKNEKVDLVGFYNRTIAKAEAFQKKYGGKVYRTLEEIWEDGTVDAVIVATNEQSHSPITIAALEAGKHVLCEKPMADSVAEAERMQQTAEKTGKKLMIIHNQRLYPAHQLLKKLLTEGTLGKIHAYRTTLANQGQENDGWGTAVPDFYDRIGHTNGALAQVGVHRIDLLNYLFSEDPVTAVLAQTATQGKQLADGSPVPYEDYAVLQLQHRSGIQGTLLTHWFDYSNERQTVIYGEKATAVTYADGHPVALYRKNGEKTYLDDPSQDGFYTEPLTPIVDKFVESIEQDTVPFVTAEQGITALRILAAAYRSQAIQTWIPIEQEDA; via the coding sequence ATGGTCGGGATCGTCATCATCGGTTGCGGGGATGTTTCGAAACAGCGGCACGCCCCTCTAAGCGATAAAAACGAAAAAGTCGATCTGGTTGGATTCTATAACCGTACGATCGCAAAAGCAGAAGCTTTCCAAAAGAAGTACGGCGGAAAAGTCTATCGGACTCTTGAGGAAATCTGGGAAGACGGAACGGTCGATGCCGTTATCGTCGCAACGAACGAACAATCGCACAGCCCCATCACCATCGCTGCACTGGAAGCCGGTAAGCATGTGCTGTGTGAAAAGCCGATGGCGGATTCGGTGGCCGAGGCCGAACGCATGCAGCAGACAGCCGAAAAAACGGGGAAAAAGCTGATGATCATCCATAACCAACGACTTTATCCCGCACATCAGCTGCTGAAAAAGTTGCTGACGGAAGGGACACTCGGAAAGATTCATGCTTACCGGACGACATTGGCCAACCAAGGTCAGGAAAATGACGGTTGGGGTACGGCGGTCCCCGATTTCTACGATCGGATCGGCCATACGAACGGCGCTCTGGCGCAGGTGGGCGTCCACCGTATCGATTTGTTGAACTACTTATTCAGCGAAGATCCCGTCACTGCAGTGTTGGCCCAGACCGCGACACAAGGCAAGCAGTTGGCGGACGGAAGCCCGGTTCCTTATGAGGATTATGCAGTGTTGCAACTCCAACATCGCTCGGGCATCCAAGGAACCTTGCTGACCCACTGGTTTGATTATTCGAACGAAAGGCAGACCGTCATCTACGGCGAAAAGGCCACGGCCGTAACTTATGCGGACGGGCATCCGGTGGCACTTTACCGGAAGAACGGGGAAAAGACCTACCTGGATGATCCCTCGCAGGACGGTTTCTATACAGAACCATTGACACCGATCGTCGACAAGTTTGTCGAAAGCATCGAACAGGATACAGTTCCCTTCGTGACAGCGGAACAGGGGATAACGGCATTGCGTATTCTGGCCGCCGCTTACCGCTCGCAAGCAATACAGACATGGATACCCATCGAACAGGAGGATGCATAA
- a CDS encoding uroporphyrinogen decarboxylase family protein, with protein sequence MTETFNGRKRIEAALKKQPLDRPAISGWRHMPLVDRDVEAFAEATIAFTDENDWDLIKLMSQGQFFAEAYGTPITFSTDAKEWAGKILDYPIRSAEDLTRLVPLKADNPVIQREAAFAKKIVEHYKSEKVVVGTVFSPLSWVKQFAPGNDSIAHIVDGPEESPIAEFLEHHREELKAALDVLHASNKVFVDELIAAGVDGFFIAEQYSQRGDISEADYAAFAKPYTDDLLAYIKDRTWFNILHAHGHVDLAVERFIDYDVQAINWEDGSDHAEDPTRLSFRKLRALTDKLLVGGISPKTDLTFSNQAQEIEDLLVDRLADVLTETGDTGIVFAPGCAISLEANPDFYQRIHAAAQKVQATILKTANH encoded by the coding sequence ATGACAGAAACATTTAATGGAAGAAAAAGAATAGAAGCGGCACTCAAGAAGCAACCTTTGGACAGACCGGCCATTTCCGGTTGGCGTCACATGCCGTTGGTGGATCGGGATGTTGAGGCGTTCGCCGAAGCGACGATCGCCTTCACGGATGAGAATGATTGGGACCTGATCAAGCTGATGTCGCAAGGCCAATTCTTCGCTGAAGCCTACGGAACGCCAATCACCTTCTCGACGGATGCGAAAGAATGGGCAGGCAAAATACTGGACTATCCGATCCGGAGCGCGGAAGATTTGACCCGTTTGGTGCCTCTCAAGGCGGACAATCCGGTGATCCAGCGCGAAGCCGCTTTTGCCAAGAAAATCGTGGAGCACTACAAAAGCGAAAAAGTGGTCGTCGGTACCGTCTTCTCGCCTTTGTCATGGGTGAAGCAATTTGCGCCGGGTAACGATTCGATCGCGCATATCGTCGACGGACCGGAAGAAAGCCCGATTGCAGAATTTCTGGAGCATCACCGTGAGGAATTGAAGGCGGCGCTCGATGTGCTGCATGCCTCCAACAAGGTGTTCGTGGACGAATTGATCGCTGCCGGCGTGGACGGCTTCTTCATCGCCGAACAGTACAGTCAGCGCGGCGACATATCCGAAGCCGATTATGCCGCTTTCGCCAAACCTTATACGGATGACCTGTTGGCTTATATCAAGGACCGTACCTGGTTCAATATCCTGCATGCGCATGGACATGTCGATTTGGCTGTGGAGCGTTTTATCGATTACGATGTCCAAGCCATCAACTGGGAAGACGGCAGCGATCACGCGGAGGATCCGACCCGGTTAAGTTTCCGCAAACTACGTGCCCTGACGGATAAACTGCTGGTTGGCGGTATCTCGCCAAAAACCGATCTGACATTCTCAAATCAGGCGCAGGAAATCGAGGACTTGCTGGTCGATCGCTTGGCGGATGTCCTGACTGAAACCGGCGACACGGGCATCGTATTTGCACCCGGCTGCGCAATTTCATTGGAAGCCAACCCGGATTTTTACCAACGCATCCATGCGGCTGCCCAAAAAGTGCAGGCTACCATCCTAAAAACAGCGAACCATTAA
- a CDS encoding transporter substrate-binding domain-containing protein, translating to MKRKRLVTTVSLLGAAFLAGCGQIGAETSSEATSGSAAEAVEVTTVKVAHTQSSAPMNYVDENGESTGYEVSVLKAIDELLPQYEFEYVPTSDEDLLIGIESGKYAVGTKGAWYTEERAQKFIFPEHYIGASSIGVLIRSEDAAEITDLETFAAAGKSLVPISPNNAQYNVIQAFNEEHPDTPIELTAADVFEIADAYTWLLEGRYDGYFAVKTAYEVNVLAEGAPYSQYKDDFSYFVYEALPTWPLFNKDQQALADAYDEAFLQLQEDGTIDDLMIEFLGENTFQYVKE from the coding sequence ATGAAGCGAAAAAGATTAGTGACGACAGTAAGTTTATTGGGGGCGGCATTTTTGGCTGGATGCGGCCAGATCGGAGCGGAAACTTCAAGCGAAGCAACGAGCGGTTCTGCAGCCGAGGCGGTGGAAGTGACTACGGTGAAAGTCGCGCATACACAAAGTTCCGCACCGATGAATTATGTCGATGAGAACGGCGAATCGACCGGCTATGAAGTCAGCGTGCTGAAGGCCATCGACGAGTTATTGCCGCAGTATGAATTCGAATATGTGCCGACTTCCGACGAGGATCTGCTGATCGGGATCGAATCCGGCAAGTATGCTGTCGGAACGAAAGGCGCTTGGTACACCGAGGAACGCGCACAGAAATTCATTTTCCCTGAACATTACATCGGCGCCAGCAGTATCGGCGTGCTGATCCGTTCGGAAGATGCGGCTGAAATCACGGACTTGGAAACATTCGCGGCTGCCGGCAAGAGCCTAGTGCCGATTTCGCCGAACAACGCCCAGTACAATGTGATCCAAGCATTCAATGAAGAGCACCCGGATACGCCGATCGAGTTGACTGCGGCAGACGTATTCGAAATCGCGGATGCCTACACCTGGTTGTTGGAAGGCCGCTATGACGGCTACTTCGCCGTCAAGACCGCTTATGAAGTGAACGTGTTGGCAGAAGGCGCACCGTACAGCCAATACAAGGATGATTTTTCCTACTTCGTCTATGAAGCGCTGCCGACATGGCCGTTGTTCAACAAGGACCAACAAGCGTTGGCCGACGCATACGACGAAGCCTTCCTGCAATTGCAAGAAGACGGAACAATCGATGATTTGATGATCGAATTTCTTGGCGAAAACACATTCCAATACGTGAAGGAATAA
- a CDS encoding amino acid ABC transporter permease, producing MNRPFDITYIWKAVPDILSGLGVTLQFLIGTIVIGGILGFLATWARLRGPKWLRAIVHSYIWIIRCTPSIVMMFLVFYGLPEVLLGVFGIDINSWNRLYFVVIALSLLFSAPCSEIMRSAYLAVAKVQREAALSIGLTEAQAFRRIVLPQALVSALPNLGNSFILLMKEGALAYTIGIVDIMGKGQLIIARNLGGYSIETYIALAGIYWLLTLAIEKAFKLAEDKLSAGKQPLRAA from the coding sequence ATGAATCGTCCATTCGACATCACTTATATTTGGAAGGCAGTGCCGGACATTCTGTCCGGTCTCGGCGTGACGTTGCAATTTTTGATCGGAACGATCGTGATCGGAGGCATCCTGGGATTTTTGGCGACCTGGGCAAGACTCCGCGGTCCAAAATGGCTGCGGGCAATCGTCCATAGCTATATCTGGATCATCCGCTGCACGCCTTCGATCGTCATGATGTTCTTGGTCTTTTACGGCTTGCCGGAGGTGCTGTTGGGTGTCTTCGGCATCGACATCAATAGCTGGAACCGCCTCTACTTTGTCGTCATCGCCCTGTCGCTCCTGTTCTCCGCACCTTGCTCGGAAATCATGCGTTCGGCTTACTTGGCGGTCGCTAAAGTGCAACGTGAGGCTGCCCTCAGCATCGGCCTTACGGAAGCGCAAGCGTTCAGAAGAATCGTTTTGCCCCAAGCGCTCGTGAGTGCGTTGCCGAACCTCGGAAATTCGTTCATCCTGTTGATGAAGGAGGGAGCTTTGGCCTACACCATCGGCATCGTCGACATTATGGGCAAAGGCCAGCTGATCATCGCGCGCAATCTCGGCGGGTATTCGATCGAGACCTACATCGCCTTGGCGGGCATCTATTGGCTATTGACGCTGGCGATCGAAAAAGCGTTCAAGTTGGCGGAAGACAAACTATCAGCAGGAAAACAACCGCTGCGCGCGGCCTAA
- a CDS encoding amino acid ABC transporter permease — protein MDLAYVQEILILVLKGIPTTLRLTFIPLLLALPFAFLIAVARQRNLKVLARVSQVYVSFIRGTPLIVQILVMYSIFPSLLNVFVKSRGIDFDVFGINPIYYAYIVFTLNTIAILSEVFRSALETVDKRQLEAALSIGLLPIQAYRRIVIPQALVAATPNLCNSTVNLLKSTSLAFLMSVQDITAIAKTEAAFGYNYLESYLVIFIVYIVLCSLVQVFFQLLEQRLSRYKRGRNIAVKSENQPEYFVDARKERYHAGIEEYS, from the coding sequence ATTGATTTAGCCTATGTGCAGGAAATTCTGATCCTTGTGTTGAAGGGCATCCCGACAACACTGCGCTTGACCTTTATCCCCTTGCTGCTCGCGTTGCCGTTCGCTTTCCTGATCGCAGTGGCAAGACAGCGCAATCTCAAAGTACTGGCCCGTGTTTCCCAAGTTTATGTGTCCTTCATCAGAGGAACCCCTTTGATCGTTCAGATTCTGGTGATGTACAGCATCTTCCCGAGCCTGTTGAATGTGTTCGTGAAAAGCAGGGGAATCGATTTCGACGTTTTCGGCATCAATCCGATCTACTACGCCTATATCGTCTTTACGCTGAATACGATCGCAATCCTGTCCGAAGTCTTCCGTTCGGCCCTCGAAACGGTCGACAAACGTCAGCTGGAGGCGGCCCTTTCGATCGGCCTGCTGCCGATCCAGGCCTACCGTCGCATCGTGATTCCACAAGCATTGGTGGCGGCAACGCCGAACTTGTGCAACAGCACCGTCAATCTGCTGAAATCGACCTCGCTGGCCTTTCTGATGTCGGTCCAGGATATCACGGCCATCGCCAAGACGGAAGCGGCATTCGGCTACAATTATCTGGAGTCGTACCTTGTGATTTTCATTGTGTACATTGTGCTCTGTTCACTCGTTCAGGTGTTTTTCCAATTGTTGGAGCAGCGCTTGTCCCGCTACAAACGCGGGCGTAACATTGCCGTAAAATCAGAAAACCAACCGGAGTATTTTGTAGATGCGCGAAAGGAGCGATACCATGCTGGAATTGAGGAATATTCATAA
- a CDS encoding amino acid ABC transporter ATP-binding protein, producing the protein MLELRNIHKKFGELEVLKGVDIAVEKGDIVVILGPSGSGKTTLLRCINFLERADEGSLHFDEIQTEFSKASKKDINAVRKKSAFVFQNYGLFDNKTVLDNVTEGLIVGRKVPKKEAIEAAIRALEKVGLSDRLAYYPSQLSGGQQQRVGIARALAVNPDVILFDEPTSALDPELVGEVLQVIRKLAEEGTTMVIVTHEMTFAKEVANRVIFMDQGVIVEEGAPEAIFGNPKEARTRGFLQRILARA; encoded by the coding sequence ATGCTGGAATTGAGGAATATTCATAAGAAATTCGGTGAACTGGAAGTCTTGAAAGGTGTGGACATCGCCGTTGAAAAGGGCGATATCGTCGTGATCCTGGGTCCAAGCGGTTCGGGTAAGACGACCTTGCTGCGCTGCATCAACTTCCTGGAGCGCGCCGACGAGGGTTCGCTGCATTTCGATGAGATTCAGACCGAATTTTCGAAAGCAAGCAAGAAGGACATCAATGCGGTGCGGAAAAAATCTGCATTCGTTTTCCAGAATTACGGCCTGTTCGACAACAAGACGGTATTGGATAACGTCACTGAAGGCCTGATCGTCGGACGCAAAGTTCCCAAAAAGGAAGCCATCGAAGCGGCTATCCGCGCCTTGGAAAAGGTCGGGCTGAGCGACCGCTTGGCCTACTATCCTTCGCAACTATCCGGAGGCCAACAGCAACGGGTGGGCATCGCCCGCGCCCTCGCGGTCAACCCGGACGTCATCCTGTTCGACGAGCCCACTTCGGCTTTGGATCCGGAACTTGTGGGCGAAGTGCTGCAAGTGATCCGCAAACTGGCGGAGGAAGGCACCACTATGGTCATTGTCACGCATGAAATGACCTTCGCCAAGGAAGTGGCCAACCGCGTCATCTTCATGGATCAGGGGGTCATTGTGGAGGAAGGCGCCCCTGAAGCTATTTTCGGCAATCCGAAAGAAGCCCGCACCAGAGGGTTCCTGCAGCGGATTTTGGCCCGCGCTTGA
- a CDS encoding peptide ABC transporter substrate-binding protein: MLKDKWVITTTLAISLVLAGCSTGDAANTESSEGAAASSATPAAEQVITITNTGELASLDNAISADNSSLVVLENANEGLYRVGDEGAFELGIAAEEPVVSEDGLEYTFKIREDANWSNGDPVTAEDFVYTYQKIVDPATASPNINKLYPLKNAEAINNGELDKADLGVEAIDEKTVKFTLGNPTAYFKDLLGTSSYLPQNHQVASELGSAYGTNSENTVYNGPFVVEGWDGTDLNWSMVPNEAYWDAENVKLDQINWEVSKEIATNINLFESGEVQLTQISNPYIEQYAGSDALVTEPKALSGYVWFNQGRTSTANVHLRKALSTSFDKEAYVDTVLNDGSVPSNGFVPSNYAFNPETDEDFREESGDLAVYDLETAQAEWETAKEELGIETLSIELLTSDTETSKTTAEFLQSQWQQNLPGLTITIRNVPLKSRMESTTNGDYDIAYGTYTPSYADPIAFLEMYESTSGLNSSRFADEGYDALLDDTRSTYANDPEQRWETLLAAEETLIAENAVNAPIYQGANANLVDPSLKDVQIQPVGAAMYFRTAYVEE; the protein is encoded by the coding sequence ATGTTAAAAGATAAATGGGTCATCACGACAACGCTAGCGATAAGTTTGGTGTTGGCGGGCTGTTCGACCGGGGATGCCGCAAATACGGAAAGCAGCGAAGGGGCAGCCGCTTCATCAGCCACACCTGCCGCGGAGCAAGTCATCACTATCACGAATACGGGGGAGTTGGCTTCCTTGGACAACGCCATCTCAGCAGATAACTCCAGCTTGGTGGTGCTCGAGAACGCAAATGAAGGTCTTTATCGCGTCGGTGACGAAGGCGCGTTTGAATTGGGTATCGCCGCCGAAGAGCCTGTCGTCAGTGAAGACGGACTGGAATATACTTTCAAGATTAGGGAAGATGCGAACTGGTCGAACGGTGATCCAGTGACCGCGGAAGATTTTGTTTATACCTATCAAAAAATTGTGGATCCGGCTACGGCTTCTCCGAATATCAATAAACTGTACCCGTTGAAAAATGCCGAAGCGATCAACAATGGAGAGTTGGACAAAGCGGACTTGGGCGTGGAAGCGATCGACGAAAAGACCGTGAAGTTCACTTTGGGCAATCCGACCGCTTATTTCAAGGATTTGTTGGGGACGTCCTCTTATTTGCCGCAGAACCACCAAGTGGCGAGCGAGTTGGGCAGCGCCTACGGAACGAACAGTGAAAACACTGTGTACAACGGACCTTTTGTGGTGGAAGGTTGGGATGGCACGGATCTGAACTGGTCGATGGTTCCAAACGAAGCTTATTGGGACGCGGAAAACGTCAAATTGGATCAGATCAACTGGGAAGTCAGCAAAGAAATCGCCACGAACATCAACTTGTTCGAATCCGGTGAAGTCCAGTTGACGCAGATCAGCAATCCTTACATTGAACAATATGCAGGATCCGACGCTTTGGTGACGGAACCGAAAGCTCTGTCCGGCTATGTCTGGTTTAACCAAGGCCGCACGAGCACAGCCAATGTCCATCTGCGGAAAGCTCTTTCTACTTCGTTCGACAAGGAAGCGTATGTGGATACCGTTTTGAATGACGGTTCCGTGCCTTCGAATGGTTTTGTGCCTTCCAATTACGCCTTCAATCCGGAAACCGATGAAGATTTCCGCGAAGAGAGCGGCGATTTGGCAGTCTACGATCTGGAAACGGCACAGGCCGAGTGGGAAACCGCTAAGGAAGAATTGGGCATCGAAACATTGTCGATCGAATTGCTGACTTCCGATACCGAAACTTCCAAGACGACTGCCGAATTTCTGCAATCACAATGGCAACAGAACTTGCCCGGTTTGACGATCACAATCCGCAATGTGCCGCTGAAGAGCCGGATGGAATCGACCACGAACGGTGATTACGACATCGCCTACGGAACGTATACCCCGAGTTACGCCGATCCGATTGCCTTTCTGGAGATGTATGAATCCACAAGCGGCCTGAACAGTTCGCGCTTTGCGGATGAAGGTTACGATGCCTTGTTGGACGACACCAGAAGCACGTATGCGAACGATCCGGAACAACGTTGGGAAACACTGTTGGCGGCGGAAGAAACCTTGATTGCCGAGAACGCCGTGAATGCGCCGATCTATCAAGGCGCCAACGCCAACTTGGTCGATCCGTCCTTGAAGGATGTGCAGATCCAACCAGTGGGCGCAGCGATGTATTTCCGAACGGCTTACGTGGAAGAGTAA
- the pepT gene encoding peptidase T, translating into MYENLLERFIAYAKVDTRSDDSSYTVPSTHNQVTFALELAKELIRIGLEEVEYNETNGFLTATLPSNTAEAVPVIGFIAHLDTADFNSVNIHPQVHCAYDGGDIVLNEAEKIILSPKEFPRLRNYIGETVITTDGTTLLGADDKAGIASIVTACEQFIAHPERKHGKIRLAFGPDEELGARGAKLFDVDRFAADFAYTIDGGPIGNLTYDNFNAAQAELTIRGTSVHPGSAKDTMVNALLVASQFATALPQHETPERTSGYEGYYFLTCQSGTVDEVKQTYYIRDHDRDGFAARKRLFTEQVATFNSQFADPRISLTLFDQYYNMRDIIEQHPVVVDLAVQAYESCGITPVFKPMRGGTDGCIISHKGLPTPNLFSGTENGHGKYEFVTLETLEKSVDVIMAIAEKNAALVGTAEVAGNTGHVAVAEYSVEIG; encoded by the coding sequence ATGTACGAAAATTTATTGGAAAGATTCATCGCATACGCAAAGGTCGACACGCGTTCGGATGACAGCAGCTACACGGTGCCGTCAACGCATAACCAGGTGACATTTGCCTTGGAGTTGGCAAAGGAACTGATCAGAATCGGTCTGGAGGAGGTCGAATATAATGAAACGAACGGCTTTCTGACCGCGACCCTGCCAAGCAATACGGCAGAAGCAGTGCCGGTCATCGGTTTCATTGCGCATCTGGACACGGCCGATTTCAACTCAGTCAATATCCATCCACAGGTCCATTGTGCTTATGATGGCGGCGATATCGTCTTGAACGAGGCTGAAAAAATTATCCTCTCGCCGAAGGAATTCCCGCGCTTGCGGAACTATATCGGGGAGACGGTCATCACTACGGACGGCACGACCCTGTTGGGCGCCGACGACAAAGCCGGCATTGCCTCGATCGTGACCGCCTGCGAGCAATTCATCGCGCATCCGGAACGGAAGCACGGGAAGATCCGTCTTGCTTTCGGACCCGATGAAGAACTTGGGGCTCGCGGGGCGAAACTGTTCGATGTGGACCGTTTCGCGGCCGACTTCGCCTACACGATCGATGGCGGGCCGATTGGAAATCTGACTTACGACAATTTCAATGCAGCCCAAGCGGAACTCACCATCCGCGGTACGAGCGTCCATCCCGGTTCCGCAAAGGATACGATGGTCAACGCTTTGCTGGTCGCCAGCCAATTTGCGACAGCTTTGCCTCAGCACGAAACTCCGGAACGCACCAGTGGCTACGAAGGATACTACTTCCTGACTTGCCAGAGCGGGACCGTCGACGAAGTCAAACAGACTTACTACATCCGCGATCATGACCGGGACGGCTTTGCTGCCCGCAAGCGACTCTTCACCGAACAGGTGGCAACTTTCAACTCCCAATTTGCCGATCCGCGTATTTCCTTGACGTTGTTCGACCAATACTACAATATGCGCGACATCATCGAGCAGCATCCGGTCGTCGTTGACCTGGCTGTGCAGGCTTATGAATCCTGCGGCATCACGCCGGTCTTCAAACCGATGCGTGGCGGTACGGACGGCTGCATCATCTCGCACAAAGGCTTGCCGACCCCGAACCTGTTCTCCGGCACAGAAAATGGCCACGGGAAATACGAATTCGTGACGCTGGAGACGCTGGAGAAATCCGTCGATGTCATCATGGCGATCGCCGAAAAGAATGCTGCGTTGGTTGGAACTGCCGAGGTTGCCGGGAATACCGGGCATGTTGCGGTTGCCGAATACAGCGTGGAAATTGGATAA